The following proteins are co-located in the Apis mellifera strain DH4 linkage group LG11, Amel_HAv3.1, whole genome shotgun sequence genome:
- the LOC552779 gene encoding ubiquitin-conjugating enzyme E2 G2 isoform X2, translated as MYLCFGQELTLNPPEGIIAGPINEENFFEWEALITGPEGTCFEGGVFPAKLIFPPDYPLSPPKMQFTCEMFHPNIYADGRVCISILHAPGDDPMGYESSAERWSPVQSVEKILLSVVSMLAEPNDESGANVDAAKMWREDRSEFERIAQKLVRKTLGIPS; from the exons agtTAACCTTAAATCCACCTGAAGGTATTATTGCTGGTccaataaatgaagaaaattttttcgaatgggAAGCCTTAATCAC TGGACCAGAAGGAACATGTTTTGAAGGTGGAGTTTTTCcagcaaaattaatatttccaccAGATTATCCATTAAGTCCACCAAAGATGCAATTTACTTGTGAGATGTTTCATCCAAAta tCTATGCAGATGGCAGAGTATGTATAAGTATATTACATGCACCTGGTGATGATCCCATGGGTTATGAAAGTAGTGCAGAAAGATGGAGTCCAGTTCAAAgtgtagaaaaaatattgttaagtgTGGTAAGTATGTTAGCAGAGCCAAACGATGAAAGTGGTGCAAATGTTGATGCTGCTAAAATGTGGAGGGAAGATCGCTCAGAATTTGAAAGAATCGCTCAAAAATTAGTTAGGAAAACACTTGGTATTccatcttaa
- the LOC552779 gene encoding ubiquitin-conjugating enzyme E2 G2 isoform X3: protein MQFTCEMFHPNIYADGRVCISILHAPGDDPMGYESSAERWSPVQSVEKILLSVVSMLAEPNDESGANVDAAKMWREDRSEFERIAQKLVRKTLGIPS from the exons ATGCAATTTACTTGTGAGATGTTTCATCCAAAta tCTATGCAGATGGCAGAGTATGTATAAGTATATTACATGCACCTGGTGATGATCCCATGGGTTATGAAAGTAGTGCAGAAAGATGGAGTCCAGTTCAAAgtgtagaaaaaatattgttaagtgTGGTAAGTATGTTAGCAGAGCCAAACGATGAAAGTGGTGCAAATGTTGATGCTGCTAAAATGTGGAGGGAAGATCGCTCAGAATTTGAAAGAATCGCTCAAAAATTAGTTAGGAAAACACTTGGTATTccatcttaa
- the LOC413772 gene encoding myosin-G heavy chain: MDSPSSCSLSATGPLSDLGSSGIGGSISSDSVRAHLAIEMQESDIESKSLSQDSFDYSDGMCGENFNTLKKGPGWTDADGKLEVEVVDVAIKPPPEFQDSPSPPNSESSSAPILSYAQLMRQKVPQLIDDYAENLVQSMIEEALIISCRISWPEGRIAPATNHVPVVTRNIYNPKRLWATDLLTPSCQGATTLITPYNTLNRPNSRCSLASSRLSSSHNSINTSGLSHKADDSSFITSAMSHDVLTTSEISDMYNVPFDSDIYTVPIDVVRPLHDLRTPQRPKRHRHHRKRRRNVSASSQSELEAHIQQARHYCGKPRAITHVIKSQRLLSDVCCNETGNGKRHSVPGTSGRHMSRTSNGHMHNIGEPIHMTLHEVRQYLQTLYSSSSDSSENKIKRDNKAPISHTPVHLAMPKGISVNNNNRYSNPHTDSTMDTPISNKNSNGLIHNNNNNNNNNNNNNSNVKKHKKNSFVSIKHKKVKEESHKEKVDSEREKIKKSQRNFSLNLKQTLCNIFRFRRLGSPDHFVEKRNSIVQGEIVEEEESIDSDQHANNNNTTSEVDSSVQKLPFFKRALPPLPKSNGHVGGVEQAEDALTTMVSKCESPTSIPSQIPLPVPKVEDEPAEDTSMDFAASIEKVKDYGWYWGPISGEAAEKILSNEPDGSFIVRDSSDDHYIFSLSFRLNSCVRHVRIEHDQGNFSFGSCTKFKSHTIVDFIENAVEHSRSGRYLFFLHRRPVLGPMRVQLLHPVSRFKQVQSLQHTCRFVILKMVRRDLIPTLPLPRRLIDYLSTPHYYSEQLAEQDDRAESPVSSSTGELEKICFTPQGLS, translated from the exons atgGACTCTCCATCGTCTTGTTCACTAAGCGCTACTGGACCTCTTAGTGATCTTGGTAGCAGTGGAATTGGAGGGTCCATTTCTAGTGATTCAGTTAGAGCTCATCTTGCAATCGAG atgCAAGAAAGCGATATAGAAAGTAAATCTTTATCGCAAGATTCGTTTGATTATTCAGATGGTATGTGtggtgaaaattttaatacattgaaAAAAGGACCAGGATGGACTGATGCTGATGGAAAACTGGAAGTTGAAGTGGTTGATGTAGCTATTAAACCTCCACCAGAATTTCAAGATAGCCCTTCTCCTCCTAATTCTGAATCTTCATCTGCACCGATTCTTAGCTACGCACAATTAATGAGACAAAAAGTTCCACAATTAATAGATGATTATGCTGAAAATTTAGTACAATCAATGATTGAAGAAGCACTAATAATATCTTGTAGAATATCATGGCCAGAAGGAAGAATAGCACCTGCAACAAATCATGTACCAGTGGTAactcgtaatatatataatccaaaACGTCTTTGGGCAACAGATTTGTTGACACCATCATGCCAAGGAGCTACTACTTTAATTACTCcatataatactttaaatcGTCCAAATTCACGATGTTCATTAGCATCTTCTCGTTTATCCAGTTctcataattcaataaataccTCAGGACTGAGTCATAAAGCGGATGACAGCAGTTTTATCACCTCTGCTATGTCACATGATGTTTTAACGACCAGTGAGATTAGTGATATGTACAATGTGCCCTTTGATTCTGACATTTATACTGTACCAATAGATGTAGTTAGACCTTTGCATGATCTTAGAACACCGCAAAGGCCTAAACGTCATAGACATCAtcgtaaaagaagaagaaacgtatCTGCTAGTTCACAAAGTGAATTAGAAGCCCATATTCAACAAGCAAGGCATTATTGTGGAAAACCTCGTGCTATTACCCATGTTATTAAATCACAGAGACTTTTATCTGATGTATGCTGTAATGAAACTGGAAATGGAAAGCGTCATAGCGTTCCGGGTACATCTGGTCGACATATGTCTCGAACATCTAATGGTCACATGCATAATATTGGTGAACCAATTCATATGACTTTACATGAAGTGCGTCAATATTTGCAAACATTATATTCAAGCTCCAGTGATTctagtgaaaataaaattaaacgcgaTAATAAAGCTCCAATAAGTCATACACCTGTGCATCTTGCAATGCCAAAAGGTATTAgtgtaaataataacaatagatATAGTAATCCACATACAGATTCAACAATGGATACTcctatttcaaacaaaaatagcAATGGACTGattcacaataataataataataacaacaataacaataataataatagtaatgttaagaagcataaaaaaaattcatttgttaGTATTAAAcacaaaaaagtaaaagaggaatcacataaagaaaaagttgattctgaaagagaaaagattaaaaagagtCAGCGAaacttttcattaaatttgaaacaaacaCTTTGCAATATCTTTAGATTCAGGCGTTTGGGTTCTCCGGACCATTTcgtagaaaagagaaatagcaTTGTACAGGGCGAAAttgtagaagaagaagaaagcatTGATTCTGACCAACatgctaataataataatactaccTCAGAGGTAGATTCCTCTGTACAAAAGCtacctttttttaaacgtGCATTACCACCATTGCCTAAAAGCAATGGACATGTAGGAGGTGTGGAACAAGCAGAAGATGCACTTACAACAATGGTGTCTAAATGTGAAAGTCCAACTTCGATACCATCACAAATACCTCTACCTGTACCAAAAGTTGAGGATGAACCAGCAGAAGATACTAGTATGGATTTTGCTGCTAGTATTGAGAAAGTAAAagat tatgGATGGTATTGGGGCCCAATATCTGGTGAAGCTGCAGAGAAAATACTGTCCAATGAACCAGATGGGTCATTCATTGTACGAGATAGTAGTGatgatcattatattttttccttatcaTTTAGACTTAACAGTTGTGTACGACATGTAAGAATAGAGCACGATCAGg gtaatTTTAGCTTTGGAAGttgcacaaaatttaaatctcatacaattgttgattttattgaaaatgcgGTAGAACATTCGCGTAGTGGacgatatttgttttttcttcatcGACGGCCAGTGTTAGGTCCAATGCGTGTGCAACTTCTTCATCCAGTGTCAAGATTTAAACAAGTTCAAAGTTTACAGCATACGTGCagatttgtaattttgaagatGGTACGCAGGGATCTTATTCCCACTCTACCTCTGCCTCGGCGGCTCATTGATTATCTGAGCACGCCTCATTATTACAGTGAGCAATTAGCTGAACAAGATGATAGAGCTGAATCTCCTGTTAGTTCTTCAACTGGTGAATTAGAGAAGATTTGTTTCACACCACAAGGCCTATCGTGa
- the LOC726443 gene encoding PQ-loop repeat-containing protein 3 codes for MLLQQFADFLSLITIGMCFILKIPQILNLLTAKSANQISIVSLLLELTSYTVMTSYNFTNGYSVLSYLEYPIILFQEYILIFLVLKYLNKINIFSILVSILYIAISISLAIQLIPKFVLTILAPLCTPISVSSKIIQLLAIIRAKNADTVSPITWFISAFTNLTRVFTIWMDSADILLLGNFVISVILSSSIMFFAIYYKRIKQD; via the exons atgttACTCCAACAATTTGCAGATTTTTTAAGCCTTATAACAATAGGTatgtgttttatattaaaaattcctcaaattttgaatttactgACTGCTAAATCagcaaatcaaatttcaattgtaagtcttttattagaattaactAG ctATACAGTGATGACTAGTTATAATTTCACAAATGGTTATTCAGTATTATCTTATTTGGAATATCCTATTATTCTATTCCAAGAATATATTCTAATCTTTCTAGTCCTAAAAtacctaaataaaataaatatattttcaattctagtctcaatattatatattgctatAAGTATTTCTCTTGCAATACAACTTATACCGAAATTCGTACTTACGATTTTAGCG cCACTATGTACCCCAATTTCTGTCTCAAGTaagattattcaattattggcAATTATTCGAGCGAAAAATGCAGATACAGTATCGCCAATTACATGGTTTATCTCTGCGTTTACTAATTTGA CAAGAGTATTTACCATATGGATGGATTCAGCAGATATTTTACTACTgggaaattttgttatttctgtaattttaaGTTCAAGTATTATGTTTTTcgctatttattataaacgaataaaacaaGATTAA